One segment of Gammaproteobacteria bacterium DNA contains the following:
- the hisC gene encoding histidinol-phosphate transaminase, which produces MADNRFILTPTAGVQKLRPYQPGKPIEELRREYGVSDIVKLASNENPLGPSPKVLAALQAGFADLARYPDGNGFDLKQALAARHGVDMAQITLGNGSSDPLEFVVRVLVQPGDEVLFSEHAFAMYPIVTQAASATAVVTPAIDWGHDLDAMLAAITERTRVIFIANPNNPTGTWLGEDALEAFIAAVPARIAVVVDEAYFEYARDPGLGASDYPDASQWLDRFPHLVVTRTFSKAYGLAGLRVGYALSHPDMANLLNRIRPPFNVNSLALAAACAGLEDVDHVQRGVALNTGQMAVVTAAVQQMGLTFIPSVGNFVCIDVGDGAAAVYDALLHEGVIVRPVANYGMPRHLRVTLGLPDENRRFLTALAKVLAGS; this is translated from the coding sequence ATGGCAGACAACAGATTTATTTTAACGCCGACTGCGGGCGTGCAGAAACTGCGCCCCTACCAACCCGGCAAACCCATCGAGGAATTGCGGCGTGAGTATGGCGTCAGCGATATCGTCAAACTGGCCTCCAACGAAAATCCCCTCGGCCCCAGCCCAAAAGTGCTGGCGGCCCTGCAGGCCGGGTTTGCGGATCTGGCGCGCTATCCCGATGGCAATGGATTCGACCTGAAACAGGCGCTGGCCGCCCGGCACGGCGTCGATATGGCACAGATCACCCTGGGTAACGGTTCCAGCGATCCGCTGGAATTTGTGGTGCGGGTGCTGGTGCAGCCGGGTGACGAGGTGCTGTTTTCCGAACACGCCTTTGCCATGTATCCCATTGTCACCCAGGCCGCCAGCGCCACGGCGGTGGTGACCCCGGCCATTGACTGGGGGCACGATCTCGATGCCATGCTGGCGGCGATCACCGAGCGCACGCGGGTGATCTTTATCGCCAATCCCAATAACCCCACCGGTACCTGGCTGGGTGAGGATGCGCTGGAGGCCTTCATCGCCGCGGTGCCGGCACGCATCGCCGTGGTGGTGGACGAGGCCTATTTCGAATACGCCCGCGACCCCGGCCTGGGCGCCAGCGACTATCCCGATGCCAGCCAGTGGCTGGACCGTTTTCCCCACCTGGTGGTCACCCGCACCTTCTCCAAGGCCTATGGTCTGGCGGGGCTGCGCGTGGGTTACGCCCTGTCGCATCCCGATATGGCGAACCTGCTGAACCGGATCCGGCCGCCGTTTAACGTCAACAGCCTGGCCCTGGCCGCCGCCTGCGCGGGGCTGGAGGATGTCGACCACGTGCAGCGGGGCGTGGCCCTGAATACCGGGCAGATGGCGGTGGTCACCGCCGCCGTGCAGCAGATGGGTCTGACCTTCATCCCCTCGGTGGGCAATTTCGTCTGCATCGACGTGGGAGACGGGGCGGCCGCGGTGTATGATGCGCTGCTCCACGAGGGCGTGATTGTGCGCCCGGTGGCCAACTACGGCATGCCGCGCCATCTGCGGGTGACGCTGGGGCTGCCCGATGAGAACCGGCGATTTCTGACCGCCCTGGCGAAGGTGTTGGCGGGCAGCTGA
- the pheA gene encoding prephenate dehydratase, producing MTDKLDTIRQQIDVLDEKLQTLINARATLAQQVAAVKQAQGDNAVFYRPEREAAVLRKVVERNTGPLSGEEMARLFREIMSACLALEMPMQVAFLGPEGTFTQAAALKHFGHSVVTVPMAAIDEVFREVESGAANYGVVPVENSTEGVINHTLDMFMQSSLTICGEVDLSVHHNLLAQQPDMTAISKIYSHQQSLAQCREWLDANLPGVERVAVSSNADAAKRAAREAGAAAIAGEIAAEIYCLQIVKANIEDNPQNTTRFLIVGRQATPPSGDDKTSLLISAPNRPGALYQLLAPFAENGISMNRIESRPSRLANWEYVFFVDINGHCEDDKVARCLAALRADATMLKVLGSYPRAVL from the coding sequence ATGACCGATAAGCTCGACACTATCAGGCAACAGATCGATGTGCTGGATGAAAAACTCCAGACGCTGATCAATGCACGCGCAACACTGGCGCAGCAGGTTGCGGCGGTAAAACAGGCGCAGGGAGATAACGCCGTGTTTTATCGTCCGGAGCGTGAGGCCGCCGTGCTGCGCAAGGTGGTCGAGCGCAATACCGGCCCGCTGTCCGGGGAAGAAATGGCGCGCCTGTTTCGGGAAATCATGTCGGCCTGTCTGGCGCTGGAGATGCCGATGCAGGTGGCCTTCCTCGGCCCTGAGGGAACCTTCACCCAGGCCGCCGCGCTCAAGCACTTCGGGCATTCGGTGGTTACCGTGCCCATGGCCGCGATTGATGAAGTGTTTCGCGAGGTTGAATCGGGCGCGGCAAACTATGGCGTGGTGCCGGTGGAAAACTCCACCGAGGGCGTGATCAACCACACCCTGGATATGTTCATGCAATCGTCACTGACTATTTGCGGTGAGGTTGACCTGAGCGTGCACCACAATCTGCTGGCACAGCAGCCTGATATGACTGCAATTAGTAAAATCTATTCGCACCAGCAGTCATTGGCGCAATGCCGCGAGTGGCTGGACGCCAATCTGCCCGGTGTTGAACGGGTGGCGGTGAGCTCCAACGCGGATGCCGCCAAACGTGCCGCCCGTGAAGCCGGCGCGGCAGCCATCGCCGGCGAGATTGCGGCGGAAATTTATTGCCTGCAAATCGTCAAAGCCAACATTGAAGATAATCCGCAAAACACCACGCGCTTTCTGATTGTCGGCCGCCAGGCAACCCCGCCCAGTGGCGACGACAAAACCTCCTTGCTGATTTCGGCGCCCAACCGGCCCGGCGCGCTGTATCAACTGCTGGCGCCGTTTGCCGAGAACGGCATCTCCATGAATCGCATCGAATCCCGGCCGTCGCGCCTGGCTAACTGGGAATATGTGTTCTTCGTTGACATCAATGGCCACTGCGAAGATGACAAGGTGGCCCGCTGTCTGGCGGCGTTGCGCGCCGACGCAACCATGCTGAAGGTGCTGGGATCCTATCCCCGGGCCGTGTTGTAA
- a CDS encoding phosphoglycerate dehydrogenase, with amino-acid sequence MYKILTLNNISVAGLERLPRERYEVASEIQHPDAILLRSFKMHDMPIPATLKAVGRAGAGVNNIPVDKMSAAGIPVFNAPGANANAVKELVITGMLLACRNICQAWDFARKLEGDDAEINKLVEAGKKNFAGFELPGRTLGVVGLGAIGRQVANAAESLGMNVIGYDPGITVEGAWELSANVKKATSVDELMSQVDFVTFHVPLIDATKNMINAERLKIMKDKVVILNFARGGIIDDEAVSAAIKAGKVYAYVCDFPSNLLKNHERVITLPHLGASTGEAEDNCAIMVADQVRDFLENGNITNAVNFPEVKMPRTEGYRLSIVNSNVPNMVGQISTTLANAGLNIVDMLNKSRAELAYTLVDVDKEVPEPVLQSIQAIDGVLAVRVVPG; translated from the coding sequence ATGTATAAAATTCTGACACTCAATAATATCTCTGTCGCCGGACTGGAGCGTCTGCCACGTGAGCGTTACGAGGTGGCATCCGAGATCCAGCATCCCGACGCCATTCTATTGCGCTCGTTCAAGATGCACGACATGCCGATTCCCGCTACGCTGAAGGCGGTCGGCCGTGCCGGTGCCGGCGTCAACAATATTCCGGTCGACAAAATGAGTGCGGCGGGCATACCGGTATTTAACGCGCCGGGCGCCAATGCCAATGCGGTGAAGGAGCTGGTGATCACCGGCATGTTGCTGGCCTGTCGTAATATCTGTCAGGCCTGGGATTTCGCGCGCAAGCTCGAAGGGGATGACGCCGAGATCAACAAGCTGGTCGAGGCCGGTAAAAAGAATTTTGCCGGTTTCGAACTTCCGGGACGCACCCTGGGCGTGGTGGGTCTGGGGGCTATCGGTCGCCAGGTGGCGAATGCCGCCGAATCACTGGGCATGAATGTCATCGGCTATGACCCCGGCATCACGGTGGAAGGCGCCTGGGAACTTTCGGCCAATGTGAAAAAGGCGACCAGTGTGGATGAGCTGATGTCGCAGGTGGATTTCGTGACCTTCCATGTGCCCTTGATCGATGCCACTAAAAACATGATCAATGCCGAGCGTTTGAAGATCATGAAAGACAAGGTGGTGATTCTGAATTTCGCCCGCGGCGGCATCATCGACGACGAGGCGGTGTCAGCGGCGATCAAGGCCGGCAAGGTATACGCCTATGTGTGTGACTTCCCGAGCAACCTGCTGAAAAACCACGAGCGCGTCATCACCCTGCCGCATCTGGGCGCCTCCACCGGCGAGGCGGAAGACAACTGCGCCATCATGGTGGCGGACCAGGTGCGTGATTTTCTGGAGAACGGCAACATCACCAATGCGGTGAATTTCCCCGAGGTAAAGATGCCGCGCACCGAGGGTTACCGGCTGTCGATCGTTAACTCCAATGTGCCGAACATGGTCGGACAGATTTCCACCACCCTGGCGAATGCCGGGTTGAATATCGTGGACATGCTGAACAAGTCGCGCGCGGAACTGGCCTATACCCTGGTGGATGTCGATAAGGAAGTGCCGGAACCCGTCTTGCAGTCGATTCAGGCCATCGACGGTGTGTTGGCTGTGCGTGTCGTTCCCGGCTGA
- the serC gene encoding 3-phosphoserine/phosphohydroxythreonine transaminase, which produces MRRVFNFSAGPAVLPQEVLEKAQAEMLDWHDSGMSVMEMSHRGKEFMSIAAKAEADLRELMAIPANYKVLFLQGGASSQFAMVPLNLLRGKGTADYYRTGSWSKKAISEAKRYCEVNVVANTEIDGKFTSVPEQGSVKFNPDAAYVHYTPNETIEGVEFPYVPDTGNVPLVVDMSSTILSRAIDVSKFALIYAGAQKNIGPAGLTIVIVRDDLIGEVKAGTPTMFDYAVHAENESMYNTPPTFGWYLAGLVFEWLKQRGGLAGMAEINQRKAASLYAAIDASAFYANPVALDCRSWMNVPFTLKNAELDAAFLEGAKAQNLMALKGHRSVGGMRASIYNAMPEAGVDALISFMAEFEKQHA; this is translated from the coding sequence ATGAGGCGCGTGTTTAACTTTAGTGCTGGTCCTGCGGTATTGCCCCAGGAAGTGTTGGAAAAGGCCCAGGCCGAAATGCTGGACTGGCATGATTCCGGTATGTCAGTGATGGAGATGAGCCATCGCGGCAAGGAGTTCATGTCCATCGCCGCCAAGGCCGAGGCCGACCTGCGCGAGCTGATGGCGATTCCTGCGAATTACAAGGTGCTGTTTCTGCAGGGCGGCGCCTCCAGCCAGTTTGCGATGGTGCCGTTGAATCTGCTGCGTGGCAAAGGCACCGCCGACTACTATCGCACGGGCTCCTGGTCGAAGAAGGCCATCTCCGAGGCCAAGCGTTATTGTGAGGTGAACGTTGTTGCCAATACCGAGATCGATGGCAAATTCACCAGCGTGCCGGAGCAGGGCAGCGTGAAATTTAATCCCGATGCCGCCTATGTGCATTACACGCCGAATGAAACCATCGAAGGCGTGGAGTTTCCCTATGTGCCGGATACCGGCAATGTGCCGCTGGTGGTCGACATGTCGTCGACGATCCTGTCGCGGGCGATCGATGTGTCGAAATTTGCACTGATCTATGCGGGCGCGCAAAAGAACATCGGCCCCGCAGGGCTGACCATCGTCATCGTGCGCGATGACCTGATCGGTGAAGTGAAGGCCGGTACGCCGACCATGTTTGATTATGCCGTGCATGCCGAAAACGAATCCATGTACAACACTCCGCCGACCTTTGGCTGGTACCTGGCGGGTCTGGTGTTTGAATGGCTCAAGCAACGCGGCGGCCTGGCCGGAATGGCGGAGATCAATCAGCGCAAGGCGGCCAGTCTTTACGCCGCAATCGATGCCTCAGCCTTCTACGCCAACCCCGTGGCGCTCGACTGCCGGTCCTGGATGAATGTGCCGTTCACCCTGAAAAATGCCGAACTGGATGCGGCGTTTCTTGAGGGCGCCAAGGCGCAAAATCTGATGGCCCTCAAAGGCCATCGTTCCGTGGGCGGGATGCGTGCGAGTATTTACAACGCCATGCCGGAAGCCGGTGTGGATGCGCTGATCAGCTTCATGGCCGAGTTCGAAAAACAGCACGCCTGA
- the gyrA gene encoding DNA gyrase subunit A, with translation MTDSTEFAKETLPVNIEDEMKQSYLDYAMSVIVGRALPDVRDGLKPVHRRVLYAMSVLGNDWNKPYKKSARVVGDVIGKYHPHGDSAVYDTIVRMAQPFSLRYMLVDGQGNFGSVDGDSAAAMRYTEVRMAKIAHELMADLEKETVDFVPNYDESEHEPAVFPSRVPNLLVNGSSGIAVGMATNIPPHNLTEIVDAVLALIDDPLLDVSALIDIVPGPDFPTAGIINGVVGIREAYRTGRGRVLVRARTEIEEHGNGRLRIVVTELPYQVNKARLIEKIAHLVRDKKIEGISELRDESDKDGMRMVIELKRGEVPEVLINNLYAQTQMQNTFGINMVALVDGQPRLLNLKQILQAFIDHRRVVVTRRTIFDLRKAREKAHIREGLAVALTNIDPIIALIKSAPNPAQAKIKLMDTGWEPGVVMKMLERTGAEASRPDGLGKEFGLVNGRYHLSEEQAQAILEMRLHRLTGLEQDKILNEYEELLVTIADLLDILGSVERLMQVIREELLSIREQYGDPRRTEIRESEADINLEDLITEEDVVVTLSHEGYAKCQPLTDYRAQRRGGRGKSATSMKDEDFVDKLFVASTHDTILCFSSQGKMYWKKVYELPQAGRMARGKPIINLLPLDEGERINAILPIREYEEDKFIFFATANGTVKKTPLVDYSRPRSNGIRAIDLRDGDQLVGVDITDGSRDVMLFTSAGKAIRFSESNVRAMGRTAGGVRGVKLTGDARVISLIIADAGCVLTATENGYGKRTAVDQYPSHGRGGQGVISIQGGERNGAVIGAVLVGDEDQVMLISDAGTLVRTRVAEISVLGRNTQGVRLINLSNDEKLVGIERVAETEDDEAAAGDPDTATQTPTDEA, from the coding sequence ATGACAGATAGCACTGAGTTCGCCAAAGAAACCCTCCCGGTCAATATCGAAGACGAGATGAAACAGTCCTATCTGGACTATGCCATGAGCGTCATTGTCGGCCGCGCCCTGCCGGACGTACGTGACGGTCTCAAACCGGTACACCGCCGCGTACTCTACGCCATGAGCGTGCTGGGTAACGACTGGAACAAGCCCTACAAGAAATCGGCCCGTGTGGTCGGTGACGTGATCGGTAAATACCACCCCCATGGTGACTCGGCGGTGTACGACACCATCGTGCGCATGGCGCAGCCCTTCTCGCTGCGTTACATGCTGGTGGATGGCCAGGGTAACTTCGGTTCGGTGGACGGAGATTCAGCGGCCGCCATGCGTTACACCGAGGTGCGCATGGCCAAGATCGCCCACGAGTTGATGGCGGATCTGGAAAAGGAGACGGTCGACTTCGTCCCCAATTACGATGAATCCGAACACGAGCCGGCCGTGTTCCCCTCGCGGGTGCCGAACCTGCTGGTGAACGGCAGCTCCGGTATTGCGGTGGGCATGGCCACCAATATCCCGCCGCACAATCTCACCGAAATCGTCGACGCCGTGCTGGCCCTGATCGACGATCCGTTGCTGGATGTCAGTGCGCTGATCGACATCGTGCCCGGCCCGGACTTTCCCACCGCCGGCATCATCAACGGCGTGGTCGGTATTCGCGAGGCCTATCGCACCGGTCGCGGCCGCGTGCTGGTGCGGGCCCGCACCGAGATCGAGGAACATGGCAACGGTCGCCTGCGCATCGTGGTCACCGAGCTGCCGTACCAGGTGAACAAGGCGCGGCTGATCGAAAAGATCGCCCATCTGGTGCGCGACAAGAAGATCGAAGGCATCAGCGAGCTGCGTGACGAGTCCGACAAGGATGGTATGCGCATGGTGATCGAACTCAAGCGCGGTGAAGTGCCCGAGGTGTTGATCAACAACCTCTATGCGCAGACCCAGATGCAGAACACCTTCGGCATCAACATGGTGGCGCTGGTCGATGGTCAGCCGCGACTGCTGAATCTCAAGCAAATCCTGCAGGCCTTTATCGATCACCGCCGCGTGGTGGTGACCCGGCGCACGATTTTTGACCTGCGCAAGGCGCGCGAAAAGGCGCACATCCGTGAAGGCCTGGCCGTCGCCCTGACCAACATCGATCCCATCATTGCGCTGATCAAGTCCGCGCCCAATCCCGCGCAGGCCAAGATCAAGTTGATGGACACCGGCTGGGAGCCGGGTGTGGTGATGAAGATGCTGGAGCGCACCGGCGCCGAAGCCTCGCGGCCCGATGGTCTGGGCAAAGAGTTTGGCCTGGTGAACGGCCGCTACCATTTGTCGGAAGAGCAGGCGCAGGCGATCCTCGAGATGCGTCTGCACCGCCTCACCGGTCTTGAGCAGGACAAGATCCTCAACGAATACGAAGAGCTGCTGGTGACCATCGCCGACCTGCTGGACATCCTCGGCAGCGTCGAGCGCCTGATGCAGGTGATTCGTGAAGAGCTGCTGTCCATCAGGGAACAGTATGGTGATCCGCGACGCACCGAGATTCGCGAATCGGAAGCGGACATCAATCTCGAAGACCTGATTACCGAAGAAGATGTGGTGGTCACCCTGTCGCACGAAGGTTATGCCAAGTGCCAGCCGCTGACGGATTACCGCGCCCAGCGTCGCGGCGGTCGCGGTAAGTCAGCGACCTCGATGAAAGATGAAGACTTTGTCGACAAGCTGTTTGTCGCCAGCACCCACGATACGATTCTGTGTTTCTCCAGTCAGGGCAAGATGTACTGGAAGAAGGTCTATGAACTTCCGCAGGCGGGACGCATGGCGCGCGGCAAACCGATCATCAACCTGTTGCCGTTAGACGAGGGTGAGCGTATCAACGCCATCCTGCCGATTCGTGAATACGAGGAGGACAAATTCATCTTCTTCGCCACCGCCAATGGCACGGTGAAAAAGACGCCATTGGTGGATTACTCGCGGCCACGCTCCAACGGCATTCGCGCCATCGATCTGCGCGACGGCGACCAGCTGGTGGGTGTGGATATCACCGATGGCAGTCGTGACGTGATGCTGTTTACCAGCGCCGGCAAGGCGATACGCTTCAGTGAATCCAATGTGCGCGCCATGGGCCGTACCGCCGGTGGTGTACGCGGCGTGAAGCTGACGGGTGATGCGCGAGTGATCTCGCTGATCATCGCCGATGCGGGTTGCGTGCTGACCGCGACCGAAAATGGTTACGGCAAACGCACTGCGGTCGATCAGTACCCCAGTCATGGACGTGGCGGTCAGGGCGTTATTTCCATCCAGGGCGGTGAACGTAACGGTGCCGTGATAGGCGCGGTACTGGTGGGGGATGAGGATCAGGTGATGTTGATCTCCGATGCCGGCACCCTGGTGCGGACCCGTGTGGCGGAAATCTCGGTACTGGGACGCAACACCCAGGGCGTGCGCCTCATCAATCTGAGTAACGACGAAAAGCTGGTGGGTATCGAACGGGTGGCCGAGACCGAGGACGATGAGGCTGCGGCAGGTGACCCGGACACCGCTACGCAGACGCCGACGGATGAGGCATAG
- the mtnA gene encoding S-methyl-5-thioribose-1-phosphate isomerase — translation MTDQADTVQAIRWQDGQLQLLDQRILPHEMRYLSFSDVHAVAAAIRDMVVRGAPAIGISAAYGIVLAARARYAASATDWKSLIEADLHTLAESRPTAVNLFWAIERMRGMIATLSGDPEAALLAEAKRIHADDVLACRRMGERGAALIERPCAILTHCNAGALATGGYGTALGVVRAGFAAGKITHVYADETRPWMQGARLTAWEMVQEKIPVTLQIEGAAAHLMQQGKIDWVIVGSDRIAANGDVANKIGTYGLAVLARHHGVKFMVVAPVSTVDMQISSGEHIPIEQRPAEEVLALAGQPIAAAGAGAWNPAFDVTPAALVDAIVTERGVVLAPNADKMAEMMKKA, via the coding sequence ATGACGGATCAGGCAGACACGGTGCAGGCGATTCGCTGGCAGGATGGGCAATTACAGTTACTGGATCAGCGCATCCTGCCGCATGAGATGCGCTATCTGTCGTTCAGCGATGTGCATGCCGTGGCCGCGGCGATTCGGGACATGGTGGTGCGGGGCGCGCCGGCCATTGGCATCAGCGCGGCCTATGGCATCGTGCTGGCGGCGCGGGCGCGTTATGCGGCCTCCGCCACGGACTGGAAGTCCCTGATCGAGGCGGATCTGCACACTCTGGCGGAATCACGCCCCACGGCGGTGAACCTGTTTTGGGCCATTGAGCGCATGCGCGGGATGATCGCCACGCTGTCGGGTGATCCGGAGGCCGCGTTGCTGGCCGAGGCAAAACGGATACACGCCGATGACGTGCTGGCCTGTCGCCGCATGGGCGAACGGGGTGCGGCGCTCATCGAACGGCCCTGTGCCATCCTCACCCACTGTAATGCGGGGGCACTGGCCACCGGGGGTTACGGCACTGCGCTGGGCGTGGTGCGGGCCGGTTTTGCGGCCGGCAAGATTACCCATGTCTATGCCGACGAAACCCGTCCCTGGATGCAGGGTGCGCGGCTCACGGCCTGGGAGATGGTGCAGGAAAAGATCCCGGTGACCCTGCAGATCGAAGGCGCCGCGGCACACCTGATGCAGCAGGGCAAGATCGACTGGGTGATCGTGGGCTCGGATCGCATCGCCGCCAATGGTGATGTCGCCAACAAGATCGGCACCTACGGTCTGGCGGTACTGGCGCGCCATCACGGGGTAAAGTTCATGGTGGTCGCGCCGGTCTCCACGGTGGATATGCAGATCAGCAGTGGCGAGCATATCCCCATCGAGCAGCGCCCGGCCGAGGAGGTGTTGGCGCTCGCGGGTCAGCCTATCGCCGCCGCGGGTGCGGGGGCCTGGAATCCCGCCTTTGACGTCACCCCCGCGGCGCTGGTCGATGCCATCGTTACGGAGCGTGGCGTGGTGCTGGCCCCGAATGCGGACAAGATGGCGGAAATGATGAAAAAGGCCTGA
- a CDS encoding TRZ/ATZ family hydrolase: MQTPLKTIDTLIHARWVIPVEPLNTVLEHHAIAVHQGRILDLLPSAEANAKYAAEVEHQLDGHALIPGLVNAHTHAAMSLFRGLADDLPLMDWLQNHIWPAEGQWVSPEFVADGTRFAIAEMLRGGTTCFNDMYFFPDEAARVADNAGMRAVVGLIVIDFPTVWAANADEYLHKGIEVHDHYRHNPLITTAFAPHAPYTVSDDVLQRVITYAEEMDIPIHMHLHETAHEVHEAEAGSGQRPLARLEQLGLISPRFIAVHMTQLADEEIDHVATRGAHVVHCPESNMKLASGFCPVQQLLDAGVNVALGTDGAASNNDLDMFGEMRSAALLGKVVARDASALSAAQALHMATLGGARALGLEAQIGSLTPGKAADITAVDLGRLETQPVYHPISQLVYAASREQVSDVWVAGQHLLKDRVLTTLDQRAIIAKARQWAEKIQAADEHPGG, translated from the coding sequence ATGCAAACACCACTGAAGACTATCGATACCCTCATTCACGCCCGCTGGGTGATTCCCGTTGAGCCGTTGAACACCGTACTGGAGCATCATGCCATTGCCGTGCACCAGGGTCGCATCCTCGATCTGCTGCCCAGCGCGGAGGCTAACGCCAAATATGCGGCGGAGGTTGAGCATCAACTTGACGGACATGCCCTTATACCCGGTCTGGTCAATGCCCATACCCATGCCGCCATGTCGCTGTTCCGCGGCCTGGCCGATGACCTGCCGCTGATGGACTGGCTGCAGAATCACATCTGGCCGGCAGAGGGCCAGTGGGTGAGCCCGGAGTTTGTCGCCGACGGCACCCGCTTTGCCATTGCCGAAATGCTGCGCGGCGGCACCACCTGTTTTAATGACATGTACTTTTTTCCCGACGAGGCCGCGCGGGTCGCCGACAATGCCGGTATGCGCGCGGTGGTCGGACTGATCGTCATCGACTTCCCCACCGTGTGGGCCGCCAATGCCGACGAATACCTGCACAAGGGTATCGAGGTGCATGACCATTATCGCCACAACCCACTCATCACCACCGCCTTCGCGCCGCATGCGCCGTACACCGTGTCCGACGACGTGCTGCAACGGGTCATCACCTATGCGGAAGAGATGGATATCCCGATTCACATGCACCTGCACGAAACCGCGCACGAGGTGCACGAGGCCGAGGCCGGTTCCGGCCAGCGGCCGCTGGCCCGCCTGGAACAGCTGGGCCTGATATCGCCGCGTTTTATCGCCGTGCACATGACCCAGCTAGCCGATGAGGAGATCGACCACGTGGCCACGCGCGGCGCCCACGTGGTGCACTGTCCCGAGTCCAACATGAAACTGGCGAGCGGTTTCTGCCCTGTGCAGCAGCTGCTGGACGCCGGCGTCAATGTCGCCCTCGGCACCGATGGCGCCGCCAGCAATAACGACCTCGACATGTTCGGCGAGATGCGCAGCGCCGCCCTGCTCGGCAAGGTGGTGGCCCGCGACGCCAGTGCGCTAAGCGCCGCGCAGGCCCTGCACATGGCCACCCTCGGTGGCGCCAGGGCGCTGGGGCTGGAGGCGCAGATCGGCTCGCTGACGCCCGGCAAGGCCGCCGACATCACCGCCGTCGATCTCGGCAGGCTGGAGACCCAGCCTGTGTATCACCCCATCTCACAGCTGGTGTACGCCGCCAGCCGGGAGCAGGTCAGCGACGTGTGGGTGGCCGGGCAACACCTGCTGAAGGACCGGGTACTCACCACCCTGGATCAGCGCGCCATCATCGCCAAGGCCAGACAGTGGGCGGAAAAGATTCAGGCGGCGGATGAGCATCCTGGGGGTTGA